DNA from Solanum stenotomum isolate F172 chromosome 3, ASM1918654v1, whole genome shotgun sequence:
ATGATATGGAGTTCTACCTTGGCACTTAGATTACCTCTTTTTTGTGTGAGGGTTACACAGAATTTCATGTCAGAGCTCGCATGGTTTATTGTTagttaaagctaatatcccacaaaagATCTATCATTTTTCCTTAACGCTTACATTATACCTTTTTATTAACGTATGACCTTGTCTGATGTCTATAATGAATATGTTTTCTAAGATTTTAAACGGCTTACTTGGTCATGCATTACATGTGTTAAGCCTACTATAACATCATGTCTACATTTACGCATTTTCCACACACACAATACATTAtgtgtactaatgcatatttgtaCCTTTATTATCTCATAATATAGGGTCCGACGCTCCTTCTCCTCCCGCTCATGGCTAGCTTGGATTGCTAATAGCTATTGGATTGGCGAGTCCTAATACTCTGAGGGAAAAGCCATGAAGACCATTTATTGCGTTTATTCTTTACTCTTGAAACCTTTTACGtggtgtatgggttacgtcccacCAATCCTATGTTGTTTTAGAAGGGCTTGTTACATAATTATGATTATGCACTTATGTTCAAACtctcttttatgatatgagaTGACTTACTTAAACCCTCTTATTGTACACTCTATTGTGTTGTATGTATGTCATGTGGTTTGTGTAGGGAGTTacggggtcctatacgccatgtgtCATTTAGGTTTTACTTTGGGTCATGATAGTATTAACTACCATGCTATGAAAGGTAACCAATTGGCTCTCCCTATTGGTAAATTTTAGAAGTATGCGTTATTAGAAAGCAGAGAAGTCAAGAAGAATATTGGTAGTAGAAAATTTTTATTGATGTATTCAGATTAGATTTATAAGACTGGAATGAAAAACAGATAGCAGTAAACCCACTACTAGCATATTCCTAACTCACTAACTTACTCCTAAATAATAGGAATATATGGCTAACAACTAATTGACTAAGTCTTACCTAATATAAAGcagtaaaagtaaaagtaactgtagttgaaaaataaaattcctaACACTCCTCCTTGCTTTGGAAACTGCAAACTCCAATTTTCTGTCTGAGAAGCTGAAACTTGCTGACTGGTAAAGACTTAGTGAATATATCAACCAATTGTTCTTCTATCTTGCAGTAGACAAGAGTTACATCTCCATCTTTTTGCACTTCTCTCAAGAAAAAGAACTTGATTTTGAAGTGCTTATTTCTTCCCTGAAACACAAGATTATGAGATATAGCTATTGTTGCTTCATTGTCCACGAACACTTTGACGCTGCCATCCAGTTTCATATGCAAATCACCCAAAATTTTCTTCAGCCACAATGCTTGATTTACTGCTGCTGCAGCTGACACAAACTCATCTTCGGCAGTAGATTGAACTACAATATCTTTTTTCTTACAACTCCATGAGAAAATTCCAGAACCAAGACTAAAACAGTACCCTGAAGTACTCTGCTTGCAAATGTACTTCACTAGgacaatgcatgaatctttatAAAACACTTACATCATACAATATATCGAGTCTTGTTGATGTAGGGTACATTAAACACCCAATGAAACTTCTGAAGTATGTCTCATCCACCTTTTCGGCTCCATCATCTTTACTGAGTTTCTCTTTTTGGTTCATAGGAGTACTCatctcttttcatttttccatTTTGAATCTCTTGAGAATTTCCTTTGCATACTTTTTCTGGCAAACGAAAAACTCATATTTTCCTTGTGTAATCTCCATTCCAAGGAAATATGTCATTCGACCAAAATCAGATATTTCAAAAGCTTGCGTCATATCTTGCTTCAACTCATCAATTAGCTTTTCACTGCTCCCTATAATCAAAAGGTCATCCACataaagagaaacaaaaagaatcTCACTGCTATTATGTTTAACATAAAGTGTGAATTCTGAAAAACTCATTTCAGAATCAAGACGGAGCAAATAATCATCTATTCGACTATACCAAGCTCTTAGTGCCTGTTTTAAGCCATAAAGAGCCTTATGTAGTCAATAGACTTTATCTTCCTTTCCATCTATAACAAACCCTTCACGTTGCTCAAcataaatttcttcttcaagaatGCCATTAAGAAATGCTGATTTGACATCCATCTGATGCACTTTCCAGCCACGTTGTGCAGaaacaattataaacaatctgATCGTGTCAAACCTAGCAACTGGAGCAAAAGTGTCAGACTAATCTATACCAAAAATCTGCGCATAACCCTTAACTACAAGCCTTGGTTTATGCTTGTTGATTGAACCATTAACATTTAGCTTGGTTCGGAACATCCACTTTACCCCAATTACTTTTTAACCTTGAGGTTTGTCAACAAGGTGCcacatatcatttttttttatcataaacaGCTCCTCCTCTATTGCATTTCTCTACTTGGGGTGTTTGAGAGTATCTTTAGGTTTAGCAGGTTCACGAATCGCAACATTGCATCTCTCATATATATCAAAGAACAATCTATTCCCCTAACTGGTGGATCATCGTCCCTTTCATTTAACCATGAGCTTGTTTTGTAGATGGAATTCCTTGAGTCATCCCAATCCCATTCTTCATTCTTCATGAAGTGTACATCTCTACTGATAACTATTTTCTCACCTTCAGGTTGAAGCATTTTGTACGCTTTTGAAACATTATTGTACCCAATAGAAACTCGGGGCAACATTCTTATCTAGTTTATCCCGTTTGACCTGAGGTACATAGGTAAAACAAAGACAACCAAACACTTTAAGAAAATGCAGCGGAGGCTTGTAGCCATACCATGCTTCAAAAGGAGCTTGATCTTTCGTAGCTTTTGAGGGAAGTCTATTTTGTAGGAACACAACTATATTTGCTTCTTCTGCCCAAAACATCTTTGGCAAATTATTTTCGAATAACATACATCTTGCCATCTCCATGATAAATATGTTTCTTCTCTCACTACCTTCTTTTTGTTCAGAAGTATAAGGAGCATTAAGTTGGCGTTCAATTCTTGCTTCTTCACAAAATATATCAAACTAATGAGAGGTGTACTCCTTGCCATTGTCAGATCGTAAAATCTAAATTTTGCAGTAACTTTCATTTTCCAACTTCGCTTTGAACTTCAAAAAAATGCACTTGACCTCCGATttgtactttaaaaaataaatccagCACATTCGGGTTagatcatcaataaaaataacataacaaaGACCACCTTTAAGTGAAGGAGTCCTTTGGTGTCCTCCAATATCGGTGTGACCGAGTTGCAATTTCTTGTTGCTCTCCAAGTTGCCTTTGGGAATGGAAGTCTACTTTGTGTTCCAAATTGACAAGCTCGGCAATTTTTAGAACTCGTGCCCAGTTTAGAAAGGTTCTCGACTATCACCAATTCTCTTATTTTGAGAAGCCCTTGATAATGATAGTGTCCGAGTCTCTTATGCCATAACTCGGAAGAATTTTCTCTTGCCGAATACACCACTTGTTCTTCCTCCAATTGATTTAATGAAAAACTATTGCCACTCATTTTGACATTAAACAAGTCATGTCCTGAGGCTTCCTTGATCAAGCAATATTTATCTTCAAAATATAGTTTGAAACCTTTTTCTAACAATTGACCAACAATTAACAAGTTCTGATCTAAGTCTGGTACATAAAGAACATCGGAAATTGCTTTAGTACCTGATTGTGTTTTAATTGTAATAGTTCCCATTCCTTTTGCCAGAATATAACCGACATGACCTATTCTGACTTTTGTTACTCCAGTAGGCTTCAAGTCTTTAAAGATCTCTTGGTCATGAGTCATATGGTTTATGCATCCGCTATCAATCAGCCAAGCCTCAGTTGAAACATTGCTAGCAAAACATGATGCCACAAAGTTGATCCTATTCCTGTTCATTAACAACTTGGGTGTCTGCATCTTGCTGCTGCAACTTACTCTTGCAAATAATTGCTTCATACCAGAGTTGGTTGCACTTACTACATTTCGCATCCGACCTTTTCCAACACTTATACGGCGCGTGCCCATTCTTTCCATAATGCTTACAAGGAGGATAGTTTCCTTTAAAGCTACCTCCTTCACTTTTGTTGTTGTAGCGAGCTGCTCCTTCTCCATTTGTTGGTTGGTTCAtcttattgtttttcttttggtaTCTTCCACTCTCTTCATGTTTGGCCACCAATGCTCCCTCTCTAATTCCATATTCTCTCATAACCCTTCTTTCTTCTTGAGCCTACAAGGAATTCAATAATTCCGCCAAAGTTATTTTTGACAGATCCTTGGTGTTCTCCAAAGTGGTAATGGTGGCTTCAAATCTTTGAGGTACAGTAACCAGAATCTTTTCAACAGTACACAAGTCTTTAAAGTCAGAACCAAGTAATCTTACTCTGTTTTCTATGCTTATAAGCGTGTCAGAGTCTTCTTTGATGGTTTCTGATTCTTTTATCTTCTGTAACTCAGAGTCTCTAATGAGATTCAACACTTGCATACCTTTGATATGATCATCTACTTCATATTCTGCCTTAAGATAATCCCATATGGCTTTTGCTGATTTTAGAGACATGATACGAGTGAAAATTATTGAAGAGACTGTTGAAAGGAGACATGCCTTTGCATTAGATTTTTTAGTTTTCTTGTCCTTGTGATTGTTGAGATGAGCCATTGTTAGGTTTCCGGGTAGCGGAAGAACTTCATAGCCTTCCTCGTTTGCCTCCCAAAGATCTAAAGCTTCGAGATAAGCTTCCATCCTCACCACCCATATGTGAAACTTTTCACCAGTGAAGACAGGAGGTGCCATTGCCGAGAAACTTGAGCTTTCTtccatttttaatcttttgttgTTTCTGGTAGTGGTTCTTGAGTCACTTGAAACAATCACTCACAGAAATACCCACAAATCCCGCAAGATAAAAAAGCTCTAGATACCAATTGTTGGTAAATTTTAGAAGTATGAGTTATTTGAAAGCAGAGAAGTCAAGAAGAATATTGGTACAAGAACATTTTTATTGATGTCTTCAAATTACATTTATAAGACTTGAATAAAAAACAGAAAGCAGTAAACCCACTACTAGAATATTCGTAACTCACTAACTTACTCCTAAATAATAGGAATAGACGGCTAACAATTAATTGACTAAGTCTTATCTAATATAAAGCAGTAAAAGTAAAACTAACTGCAGTTGAAAAAGCAAATTTCTAACACTCCCTCTATGGAACACACAAGTTACCAATTATATTACTAACT
Protein-coding regions in this window:
- the LOC125858955 gene encoding uncharacterized protein LOC125858955; the encoded protein is MEESSSFSAMAPPVFTGEKFHIWVVRMEAYLEALDLWEANEEGYEVLPLPGNLTMAHLNNHKDKKTKKSNAKACLLSTVSSIIFTRIMSLKSAKAIWDYLKAEYEVDDHIKGMQVLNLIRDSELQKIKESETIKEDSDTLISIENRVRLLGSDFKDLCTVEKILVTVPQRFEATITTLENTKDLSKITLAELLNSL